From a single Nostoc edaphicum CCNP1411 genomic region:
- a CDS encoding FecCD family ABC transporter permease — protein sequence MIKATTLSPRELKKPPITAFFGLILGLCMLLICLVYSVTLGAAEIPLGKILTSFLAFDGSYDHLVIQTVRLPRSLIAILVGSSLAVSGALMQGLTRNPLADPGILGIESGAALFVVVATFIFGSSSLNVYALAAFLGAGVIAVLVYILGSLGRGGATPLNLTVAGAALTALISSFTTGILIVSQQTLEQVRFWLAGSLSGRDFNLFLQLLPFVGIGLVVAFALGRQITTMSLGEDVAKGLGQQTAWIKIFTAISVVLLAGSSVALAGPIGFIGLVVPHIVRFYIKADYRWILPYCAVLGAILLLIADIAARVLLKPQELPVGVMTAIVGAPFFVYLAKSKVKK from the coding sequence ATGATAAAAGCAACTACACTCTCACCTAGAGAATTGAAAAAGCCACCCATTACAGCCTTCTTTGGTCTGATTTTGGGACTATGTATGCTACTAATTTGCTTGGTGTACAGTGTGACGCTAGGTGCAGCAGAAATACCTCTAGGTAAGATTTTGACATCTTTTCTAGCCTTTGATGGTTCCTATGATCACTTAGTTATTCAGACTGTGAGATTACCGCGATCGCTAATTGCTATCCTTGTTGGTTCATCTCTGGCTGTATCGGGAGCATTGATGCAGGGTTTAACGCGAAACCCCTTAGCAGATCCAGGCATTTTGGGTATTGAATCGGGAGCCGCTCTTTTTGTCGTTGTCGCAACTTTTATTTTTGGTAGCTCATCCCTAAATGTTTATGCTCTTGCGGCATTTCTGGGTGCGGGAGTAATAGCGGTGTTAGTTTACATCCTTGGCTCTCTGGGACGAGGAGGAGCCACCCCACTGAATCTGACAGTAGCAGGAGCGGCGTTAACTGCTCTGATTTCTTCCTTCACCACCGGTATCCTCATTGTCAGTCAACAAACACTTGAACAAGTTAGATTTTGGTTAGCTGGTTCATTATCTGGTCGAGATTTTAATTTATTCTTACAACTACTGCCTTTCGTCGGCATCGGATTAGTAGTAGCTTTTGCCCTCGGCAGACAAATTACCACTATGAGTTTAGGTGAAGATGTCGCCAAAGGTTTGGGTCAGCAGACAGCTTGGATCAAAATATTTACCGCTATCAGCGTAGTTTTACTAGCAGGAAGTTCCGTCGCTCTTGCAGGGCCAATCGGCTTCATTGGTTTAGTCGTTCCCCATATAGTGAGATTTTATATTAAAGCCGATTATCGTTGGATATTACCTTATTGTGCAGTTTTGGGTGCTATTTTACTCTTGATCGCAGATATTGCCGCCCGTGTATTGCTCAAACCACAGGAGTTACCTGTAGGTGTAATGACAGCAATAGTTGGCGCTCCTTTTTTTGTCTACCTGGCTAAGTCGAAGGTGAAAAAATGA
- a CDS encoding FecCD family ABC transporter permease produces the protein MSFDWLVIRSQAISFRIDRRVPIILLCLAVAIAVAMVMNVGRGEYPISPLDIVKTILGLDTGNPDHQFVIQSLRLPRTLVAFMVGMALAISGTIFQGLTRNPLADPGIIGINAGASLAAVTVIILFPSAPIYTLPLSAFAGALLMAILIYSLAWNNGSSPILLILMGVGLSAIASAITSLMITFGEINDVSNALVWLAGSVYGRTWEQVFSLLPWLIVFVPMALTLTRHLNALNLGDDVAKSLGSQVEWQRGLLVLVGVALAGAGVATAGNIGFIGLIAPHLGRQLVGGTHEGLIPTSALLGGVIVVMADLLGRTLFAPIEFPCGVVTAAIGAPYFLYLLIRNRKK, from the coding sequence ATGAGTTTTGATTGGCTAGTCATTCGTTCCCAAGCGATATCTTTCCGAATTGACCGACGTGTACCAATCATATTGCTATGTTTGGCAGTAGCGATCGCAGTAGCGATGGTAATGAATGTCGGGCGTGGGGAATATCCAATCTCGCCTTTAGATATCGTGAAAACTATATTAGGTTTAGATACAGGAAACCCAGACCATCAGTTCGTGATTCAGAGTCTACGTCTACCCCGCACCCTTGTAGCTTTTATGGTGGGAATGGCGTTGGCAATTTCTGGCACTATCTTCCAAGGACTGACACGCAATCCATTGGCTGACCCAGGTATTATCGGCATCAATGCTGGGGCGAGTCTGGCGGCGGTTACAGTAATTATACTATTCCCATCAGCACCAATTTACACCTTGCCTTTGTCGGCTTTTGCTGGTGCATTGCTGATGGCGATTTTAATTTACTCCCTGGCTTGGAATAACGGTAGTTCTCCGATTCTATTAATTTTAATGGGTGTTGGTTTATCTGCGATCGCCAGTGCCATAACCAGCTTAATGATTACCTTTGGCGAAATCAATGACGTTAGTAATGCTTTGGTTTGGTTAGCTGGGAGCGTCTACGGTCGGACTTGGGAGCAAGTCTTTTCTCTGTTACCTTGGTTAATTGTTTTTGTCCCAATGGCTTTGACACTAACAAGACATTTGAACGCTTTAAATTTAGGAGATGATGTCGCCAAAAGTTTAGGTAGTCAAGTGGAATGGCAGCGTGGTTTACTCGTGCTGGTGGGTGTAGCCTTAGCCGGTGCAGGAGTCGCCACCGCCGGAAATATTGGTTTTATTGGTTTAATCGCACCTCATTTAGGACGACAGTTGGTAGGTGGAACCCATGAAGGCTTGATTCCTACTTCCGCACTCTTGGGAGGAGTGATTGTTGTAATGGCAGACTTGCTAGGAAGAACCCTGTTTGCACCTATCGAATTTCCTTGTGGCGTCGTAACTGCTGCTATTGGTGCTCCTTATTTTCTTTATTTATTAATTCGTAACCGCAAAAAATAA
- a CDS encoding ABC transporter ATP-binding protein, producing MKGLSTKSLSLAYDGALIIRDLNLTIPTGQISALVGANGCGKSTLLRGLARLLKPCGGTVYLDGTSIFNLSTKEVAQQLGILPQGPVAPEGLTVRDLVAQGRYPYQNWLQQWSEKDEKIVQQALEITDLLKLADRALDTLSGGQRQRAWIAMALAQDTDILLLDEPTTFLDLAHQIEILDLLYELNQNQGRTIVMVLHDLNQACRYADYLVAVKDGRIFAAGEPKLVMTQEMVQEVFGLECRIIPDPVVETPMCVPIGRKGKVNNKKESEFRIQNSEYSTHEGIEF from the coding sequence ATGAAAGGACTCTCAACCAAAAGTCTGTCTTTAGCTTACGATGGTGCGCTGATTATCCGTGACCTAAATTTAACAATCCCCACCGGACAAATTAGTGCTTTAGTTGGTGCTAATGGTTGTGGTAAATCAACATTATTACGAGGTCTGGCAAGATTACTTAAACCCTGTGGCGGTACGGTCTATCTTGATGGAACATCTATTTTTAATCTTTCCACCAAAGAAGTAGCACAGCAGTTAGGTATTTTGCCCCAAGGGCCAGTAGCACCGGAAGGTTTAACAGTGCGAGATTTGGTAGCACAAGGACGTTATCCTTATCAAAATTGGTTGCAGCAGTGGTCGGAAAAAGATGAAAAAATCGTGCAGCAAGCACTAGAAATTACAGATTTGTTGAAATTAGCAGATAGAGCATTAGATACTTTGTCTGGTGGACAACGACAAAGAGCTTGGATTGCAATGGCATTGGCGCAAGATACAGATATTTTACTTTTAGATGAACCAACTACTTTTTTAGATTTGGCGCATCAGATAGAGATTTTGGATTTATTGTATGAGTTGAACCAAAATCAGGGACGGACAATTGTGATGGTGCTACATGATTTGAATCAGGCGTGTCGTTATGCTGATTATTTAGTTGCAGTCAAAGATGGTCGAATTTTTGCTGCTGGAGAACCAAAGCTAGTGATGACTCAAGAAATGGTTCAGGAGGTTTTTGGGTTGGAGTGTCGGATTATTCCTGACCCAGTAGTAGAGACGCCGATGTGTGTACCGATAGGACGCAAGGGAAAAGTAAATAATAAAAAGGAGTCAGAATTCAGAATTCAGAATTCAGAATACTCTACCCATGAAGGGATAGAGTTTTAA
- a CDS encoding acylase, translated as MRIDTLLRVYKRKSIRVLPFILSLILVLFVGSRAVAVPTKSTEILWDTYGVPHIYGKDDQSAFYAFGWAQMQSHGDLLLRLYGQARGRAAEYWGEEYLESDRWVQTAGVPERARSWYKAQSPAFRSYLDAFATGINAYAKQNPNLIDDQVELVLPVKAEDVMAHLHRVLNFTFVVNPEQVLGLSKEKLQAGSNGWAIAPSHSVDGNAMLLANPHLPWSDLFLWYEAQITAPGIDAYGATLVGIPVLAIAFNNNLGWTHTVNTYDGWDIYELTLAGNGYRFDDKVRNFQTKTLSLKVKQKDGSLQEQPLVVKSSVHGPVVAEKNGKAVALRVAGLDRPGVLQQWWDMARAKNLNQFEKTLQRLQLPMFTVMYADREGHIMHLFNGQVPVRSSGDFEYWEGIIPGNTSKTLWTKIHPYKDLPRIVDPKSGWLQNTNDPPWTTTFPTAIKADNYPPYMAPRFMGFRSQRSVRMLAEDDKISFDEMVAYKHSTRMELADRILDDLIPAARKYGQDLGQKAANVLEAWDRQADADSRGAVLFAFWVHQMDLDKTFSKPWNENSPRTTPDGLANPESAVATLQAAAAEVEKTYGAIDVPWGQVFRLRLGDVDLPGNGGDDSLGIFRVLNSAPGANGQFQAFGGDSYVAAIEFSNPVRAMALTSYGNATQPGSPHISDQLQMFANKKLRTVWRDRSDILAHLEERKIF; from the coding sequence ATGAGGATTGATACTTTACTCAGAGTTTACAAAAGAAAATCAATACGCGTTTTACCCTTTATACTCAGCTTAATACTGGTTTTGTTTGTCGGAAGCCGCGCTGTAGCTGTACCAACAAAATCAACAGAGATATTATGGGATACATACGGTGTACCGCATATTTACGGTAAAGATGACCAGAGTGCATTTTATGCCTTTGGTTGGGCACAAATGCAAAGTCATGGAGATTTACTTTTGCGTCTCTATGGTCAAGCACGAGGACGCGCGGCGGAATATTGGGGAGAGGAATACCTCGAATCAGATCGTTGGGTACAAACTGCGGGAGTACCAGAACGCGCTCGTTCTTGGTACAAGGCACAAAGTCCAGCTTTTCGTAGTTATCTCGATGCTTTTGCTACTGGGATCAATGCTTATGCAAAACAAAATCCTAACTTAATTGATGATCAAGTTGAGTTGGTGTTACCAGTCAAGGCAGAAGATGTCATGGCTCACTTACATCGGGTACTCAATTTCACCTTTGTGGTCAATCCGGAGCAAGTATTAGGTCTGAGCAAAGAAAAGTTGCAAGCAGGATCTAATGGTTGGGCGATCGCACCAAGTCATTCTGTCGATGGGAATGCTATGTTGCTAGCGAACCCACACCTACCTTGGTCAGATTTATTTTTATGGTACGAAGCCCAAATCACCGCCCCAGGAATAGATGCTTATGGAGCCACACTTGTAGGTATTCCCGTATTAGCGATCGCATTCAACAACAACTTGGGTTGGACTCACACTGTTAATACCTATGATGGTTGGGATATTTATGAACTCACACTGGCCGGTAATGGGTACCGGTTTGATGACAAAGTTCGTAACTTTCAGACGAAAACCCTTTCCTTGAAGGTGAAGCAGAAAGATGGCTCCTTACAAGAGCAACCATTAGTAGTGAAAAGTTCTGTCCACGGGCCTGTAGTAGCCGAGAAAAATGGTAAAGCCGTAGCGCTAAGAGTTGCAGGTCTTGATCGACCAGGTGTACTCCAGCAGTGGTGGGATATGGCACGAGCAAAAAACCTTAACCAGTTTGAAAAAACGCTCCAGCGCTTGCAATTGCCAATGTTTACGGTGATGTATGCGGATCGAGAAGGGCATATTATGCACCTATTCAACGGTCAAGTTCCCGTGCGTTCTAGTGGTGATTTTGAATACTGGGAAGGCATAATCCCAGGAAATACATCTAAAACCTTGTGGACAAAAATTCATCCTTACAAAGATTTACCGCGCATAGTTGATCCGAAGAGTGGCTGGTTGCAAAATACAAACGATCCACCTTGGACAACTACATTTCCAACCGCCATTAAAGCAGATAATTACCCGCCTTACATGGCACCTCGTTTCATGGGTTTCCGCTCCCAACGTTCTGTAAGGATGTTGGCTGAGGATGACAAAATCTCTTTTGATGAAATGGTTGCATACAAGCACTCTACCCGTATGGAACTAGCTGATCGGATTTTGGATGATTTAATTCCGGCTGCACGCAAGTACGGTCAGGACTTAGGGCAAAAAGCAGCGAATGTCTTAGAAGCCTGGGATCGCCAAGCTGATGCAGATAGTCGCGGGGCCGTATTATTTGCTTTTTGGGTACACCAGATGGACTTAGATAAGACATTTAGTAAACCCTGGAATGAAAATTCTCCACGCACCACACCCGATGGTTTAGCTAATCCTGAAAGTGCAGTTGCAACTCTGCAAGCAGCCGCAGCAGAGGTAGAAAAGACTTATGGGGCAATTGATGTACCGTGGGGCCAGGTTTTTCGGCTACGGTTGGGTGATGTGGATTTGCCTGGTAATGGTGGGGATGATAGCCTGGGAATTTTTCGGGTACTGAATTCTGCTCCTGGAGCAAACGGTCAGTTCCAAGCATTTGGAGGTGATTCCTATGTGGCTGCAATTGAATTTTCTAACCCTGTACGGGCAATGGCACTCACCAGCTATGGTAATGCAACTCAACCCGGATCGCCCCACATTAGCGACCAGTTACAGATGTTCGCTAACAAAAAGTTGCGGACTGTGTGGCGCGATCGCTCAGATATTCTTGCCCATCTAGAAGAACGTAAAATATTCTGA